One region of Alphaproteobacteria bacterium LSUCC0719 genomic DNA includes:
- a CDS encoding ASKHA domain-containing protein, whose amino-acid sequence MADGGSEIKIVFTPSGRQGHVPAGTTVLQAARSLGVDIDSVCGGRALCGRCQVNVGTGEFAKHGISSGPDSLCGVTAVETRYADKKGLAEGRRLSCQSTLVSDVVIDVPPESQVHNQLVRKAADDRQIDMDPIIRLCLVEVREPDMHEPSGDLRRLVEALESQWPDRVTGEIGCDLHILQQLQPVLRAGKWQVTVALRDGNHIVGIWPGLKDRVAGVAIDVGSTTMSAHLCDMVTGDVLASTGAMNPQIRFGEDLMSRVSYGIMNPGGHLEMTAAVIDGLQKLISGAAEQADMAVEDVVEVVLVGNPVMHHLLLGIDPVELGGAPFALAVDTAVEMRASEIGLEVNRGARVYVLPCIAGHVGADAAGVVLAEAPQKGDFNTLVVDVGTNAEIVVGNSRRMLAASSPTGPAFEGAQISSGQRAAPGAIERIRINPETLEPRFRVIGVEQWSDEDGFDEAVKATGITGICGSGIIEVLAEMYLAEILTSDGVINGARGGDTPRIEADGRTFAYRISDNVVVTQNDVRAIQLAKAALHAGFRLLMDKMGLKSVDRVVLAGAFGTHIDPKYAMVLGMIPDCELDNVRAAGNSAGTGARMALLNKGARREIENVVRDIEKIETAVEASFQDQFVKAMAIPHQSEPYERLSQAVHLPVRQLTPDDAPAIESGRRRGGRRRGR is encoded by the coding sequence ATGGCTGACGGTGGTTCCGAGATCAAGATTGTTTTCACGCCGTCGGGTCGTCAGGGGCATGTGCCGGCTGGCACAACCGTCCTGCAGGCGGCGCGAAGCCTTGGTGTTGACATCGACTCCGTCTGTGGTGGCCGGGCGCTGTGTGGCCGGTGTCAGGTCAATGTCGGCACCGGCGAGTTTGCCAAACATGGCATTTCGTCGGGTCCGGACAGCCTGTGCGGCGTGACCGCCGTTGAAACCCGCTATGCTGACAAAAAGGGGCTTGCCGAAGGGCGACGCCTGTCCTGCCAGTCAACCCTTGTTTCGGATGTCGTGATTGATGTGCCGCCGGAAAGCCAGGTCCACAACCAGCTTGTCCGCAAGGCGGCAGATGACCGGCAGATCGATATGGATCCGATCATCAGGCTGTGCCTTGTCGAGGTTCGTGAACCGGACATGCATGAACCGTCCGGCGATCTGCGGCGTCTTGTCGAGGCGCTGGAATCCCAATGGCCGGATCGCGTGACCGGCGAGATTGGCTGTGATCTTCATATTCTGCAACAGCTCCAGCCGGTGCTGCGGGCCGGCAAATGGCAGGTGACGGTGGCGCTTCGCGACGGGAACCATATTGTGGGGATCTGGCCAGGGCTGAAGGATCGTGTCGCCGGCGTTGCCATCGATGTCGGATCAACCACCATGTCGGCGCATCTGTGCGACATGGTCACCGGTGATGTTCTTGCCTCGACAGGCGCGATGAACCCGCAGATCCGCTTTGGCGAGGATCTGATGAGCCGGGTGTCCTACGGGATCATGAATCCGGGCGGCCATCTTGAAATGACGGCGGCAGTGATTGACGGGTTGCAGAAACTGATCTCGGGAGCCGCCGAACAGGCCGACATGGCGGTCGAGGACGTGGTCGAGGTGGTTCTTGTCGGCAACCCGGTGATGCATCATCTGCTGCTTGGTATCGACCCGGTCGAGCTTGGCGGTGCGCCGTTTGCGCTGGCTGTCGATACCGCTGTCGAAATGCGGGCCAGCGAGATCGGCCTTGAGGTCAACCGCGGTGCGCGTGTGTATGTTCTGCCCTGTATCGCAGGGCATGTCGGGGCCGATGCCGCCGGCGTGGTGCTTGCCGAGGCCCCGCAGAAGGGTGATTTCAACACGCTGGTGGTCGATGTTGGCACCAATGCCGAGATTGTCGTTGGCAACAGCCGGCGGATGCTGGCCGCCTCGTCGCCGACCGGTCCGGCTTTCGAAGGGGCGCAGATCTCGTCTGGCCAGCGCGCCGCTCCGGGTGCCATCGAGCGGATTCGAATCAATCCAGAAACGCTGGAGCCGCGGTTCCGTGTCATCGGTGTCGAGCAATGGTCTGACGAGGACGGGTTCGACGAGGCGGTGAAGGCCACCGGCATCACCGGCATCTGCGGGTCGGGCATCATCGAGGTGCTGGCCGAGATGTATCTTGCCGAAATCCTGACAAGCGACGGTGTGATCAATGGAGCCAGGGGGGGCGACACGCCGCGGATCGAGGCGGATGGCCGTACCTTTGCCTATCGCATTTCGGACAATGTTGTTGTCACGCAGAATGATGTTCGCGCCATTCAGCTTGCCAAGGCGGCGCTTCATGCCGGCTTTCGGTTGCTGATGGACAAGATGGGTCTGAAATCGGTTGACCGGGTTGTTCTTGCCGGTGCCTTTGGCACCCATATCGACCCGAAATACGCGATGGTGCTGGGGATGATCCCGGACTGCGAGCTGGACAATGTCCGCGCCGCCGGCAATTCGGCCGGGACCGGCGCCCGGATGGCGCTGCTCAACAAGGGCGCGCGCCGCGAGATCGAGAATGTGGTCCGCGACATCGAGAAGATCGAGACAGCCGTTGAGGCGTCCTTTCAGGACCAGTTCGTCAAGGCGATGGCGATCCCGCACCAGTCGGAACCATATGAGCGGCTGTCGCAGGCGGTCCATCTGCCAGTGCGCCAGCTGACACCCGATGATGCGCCGGCAATCGAGAGTGGCCGCCGCCGCGGGGGCCGGCGTCGCGGGCGATAG
- a CDS encoding DUF488 family protein, with product MDRPIVFTVGHSTHPVEHFINLLDRHHIDVVADVRSTPFSRYNPQYNRDELKGNLRENGISYVFMGKEFGARSDDPSCYREGRVQYAALATSEPFQSGVGRINEGVAKGHRIALMCAEKDPLECHRTILVAQTLDREGFEIAHILEDGQLETHAVLTDRLISLHKLGNGDLFMSRDEVVDSAFSRQEARIAYAAEYPSSENAAEG from the coding sequence ATGGATCGCCCAATTGTTTTCACAGTCGGACATTCAACGCACCCGGTTGAGCATTTCATCAACCTGCTTGACCGGCATCATATAGACGTTGTGGCCGACGTGCGTTCAACGCCCTTCAGTCGCTACAATCCCCAGTACAACCGAGACGAGCTGAAGGGGAATCTTCGTGAAAACGGGATATCCTACGTCTTCATGGGCAAGGAATTTGGCGCGAGGAGTGACGATCCGTCATGCTATCGGGAAGGACGGGTACAGTATGCTGCCTTGGCCACCAGCGAACCGTTTCAATCAGGCGTTGGCCGCATCAACGAGGGTGTCGCCAAAGGTCACCGGATCGCTCTCATGTGCGCAGAAAAGGACCCGTTGGAATGCCATCGGACAATCCTTGTCGCCCAAACGCTTGACCGTGAGGGCTTTGAGATTGCCCATATCCTTGAAGATGGACAGCTTGAAACACACGCCGTGCTAACTGACCGGCTGATCAGCCTGCATAAACTGGGCAATGGCGATCTCTTCATGTCGCGGGACGAGGTGGTTGACAGCGCTTTCAGCCGACAGGAAGCACGTATTGCCTATGCTGCTGAATATCCGTCGAGTGAAAATGCGGCCGAGGGATGA
- a CDS encoding DUF488 family protein, producing the protein MEIFTIGFTKTTASHFFDRLRRSGARRLIDVRLNNVSQLAGFAKRDDLKYFASELCGMSYVHEPDLAPTKDILDDFKKRRQMPWSEYESRFTDLMTSREIESMPEEQFDGGCLLCSEDKPHHCHRRLVAEYLQNKWGHVKITHL; encoded by the coding sequence ATTGAAATATTTACAATTGGTTTCACCAAGACTACGGCAAGCCATTTCTTTGACCGGCTTCGGCGTTCAGGCGCACGCAGGCTCATTGATGTGCGTCTCAACAATGTTTCTCAGTTGGCGGGCTTCGCGAAGCGGGACGATCTGAAATACTTCGCGTCAGAGCTTTGCGGCATGTCTTATGTTCACGAGCCGGACCTGGCACCAACAAAGGACATTCTTGACGACTTCAAGAAGCGCAGGCAGATGCCGTGGTCGGAATATGAGTCGCGGTTCACAGACCTGATGACAAGTCGAGAGATCGAATCCATGCCAGAGGAACAATTTGATGGCGGGTGTCTTCTTTGTAGCGAAGACAAGCCTCATCACTGCCATCGGCGTCTTGTTGCTGAATATCTTCAGAACAAGTGGGGTCACGTTAAAATCACCCACCTCTAG
- the ccmD gene encoding heme exporter protein CcmD, producing MAAFWQMGGFAWFVWPCYALSLGGMIWLGVASWHRARTATRQLAEMNGQDTDTAGSSNGTPD from the coding sequence ATGGCGGCGTTTTGGCAGATGGGCGGATTTGCGTGGTTTGTCTGGCCCTGCTACGCGCTCAGCCTTGGCGGGATGATCTGGCTTGGCGTTGCCAGCTGGCACCGTGCCCGCACCGCCACCCGGCAGCTTGCCGAAATGAATGGTCAGGATACTGACACCGCCGGCAGCAGCAACGGCACGCCTGACTAG
- a CDS encoding heme ABC transporter permease: MFDYLANPTRFMRIADGLLLPLTLLASLLLLAGLYFGLVASPPDYQQGDTVRIMYVHVPAAWLASLGYVALGLCGLFYIVWRHPLADVALRAMAPVGAMFAFLTLVTGAFWGKPMWGAWWVWDARLTSMLILFFFYLGVIALANGFDQPERGSRPAALLALVGLINVPIVKFSVDWWNTLHQPASLIRSGGVSIDPAMLTPLLLMLAGTHCYFAVIVILRMKSILTERRIITQQLRRAARDTADDGGTA; the protein is encoded by the coding sequence ATGTTCGATTATCTTGCCAACCCGACACGCTTTATGCGGATTGCCGACGGGCTGTTGCTGCCCTTGACGCTGCTGGCGAGCCTGTTGCTGCTGGCAGGGCTGTATTTCGGGCTTGTCGCCTCGCCGCCGGATTATCAGCAGGGCGATACGGTGCGGATCATGTATGTGCATGTGCCGGCGGCCTGGCTTGCCAGCCTTGGCTATGTCGCGCTGGGGCTGTGCGGATTGTTCTATATTGTCTGGCGACACCCGCTTGCCGATGTCGCGCTTCGCGCGATGGCACCGGTTGGCGCGATGTTCGCCTTTCTGACGCTTGTCACCGGCGCGTTCTGGGGCAAGCCGATGTGGGGTGCCTGGTGGGTGTGGGATGCGCGCCTGACATCGATGCTGATCCTGTTCTTCTTCTATCTTGGGGTGATTGCGCTGGCGAACGGCTTCGACCAGCCGGAACGCGGCAGCCGCCCGGCAGCATTGCTGGCGCTTGTCGGCCTGATCAATGTGCCGATCGTGAAATTCTCGGTCGACTGGTGGAACACGCTTCATCAACCGGCCAGCCTGATCCGCAGCGGCGGCGTATCAATCGACCCGGCGATGCTGACCCCGCTGTTGCTGATGCTGGCCGGCACACATTGCTATTTTGCGGTGATCGTGATCCTGCGCATGAAATCCATCCTGACCGAAAGGCGGATCATCACGCAGCAGCTTCGCCGTGCCGCCAGGGACACGGCGGATGACGGAGGCACAGCCTGA
- the ccmB gene encoding heme exporter protein CcmB, which translates to MTGLSAQIRRDLALGWRGRGQTLVMLGFFLIIITLFPLAAGPDAAMLRPIAIPIIWIAAMLASLVGFTRIFAEDVRSGWVDQVALSPLPLAVYALAKAAVHWVLTAVPMLVATPLMGLMLYLQPTEMPPLLLALAGGTMALTLLGLIGGALTEGARGGGGLMAVLVLPLAIPVLIFGVLASTPEDGALVTPHLMLLGAVLLVLLALAPLVAATALAETEAETGA; encoded by the coding sequence ATGACCGGTCTTTCGGCCCAGATCAGGCGCGATCTCGCCCTTGGCTGGCGGGGGCGCGGGCAGACGCTTGTCATGCTTGGGTTTTTTCTGATCATCATCACGCTGTTTCCACTGGCCGCCGGCCCCGATGCCGCGATGCTGCGCCCGATCGCCATTCCGATCATCTGGATTGCCGCGATGCTGGCCAGCCTCGTCGGCTTTACCCGCATCTTTGCCGAGGATGTGCGCAGCGGCTGGGTTGACCAGGTCGCGCTCTCGCCATTGCCACTGGCGGTCTATGCGCTTGCCAAGGCGGCTGTCCACTGGGTGCTGACAGCGGTGCCGATGCTGGTGGCAACACCGCTGATGGGACTGATGCTGTATCTGCAACCGACCGAGATGCCACCACTTTTGCTGGCGCTGGCGGGTGGCACGATGGCGTTGACATTGCTGGGGCTGATCGGCGGCGCATTGACCGAGGGGGCGCGCGGCGGCGGCGGGTTGATGGCCGTGCTGGTTCTGCCGCTGGCGATACCGGTTCTGATCTTCGGTGTGCTGGCCTCGACGCCGGAAGACGGCGCGCTGGTGACGCCGCATCTGATGCTTCTTGGCGCGGTGCTGCTGGTGCTGCTGGCGCTGGCACCGCTTGTTGCGGCAACCGCGCTTGCCGAAACCGAGGCGGAGACAGGGGCATGA
- the ccmA gene encoding heme ABC exporter ATP-binding protein CcmA has product MVAAITPQQGMSDDSRRKTTDDRTVGLVIDGVALARGMRVIQPALSHSIAPGGMTLLTGANGSGKSTLLRAIAGRLRPVAGRISCAVPRLYVGHADGLAAPLSGRRNLIDWAGLNGRPDDADAIDGALAAMAAGPFSGLPVRMLSRGQRRRLALARLALSPPGALWLLDEPAAGLDQAAQAALDRLITAHLDDGGMVMAATHTPLGAGCAPDELALESMP; this is encoded by the coding sequence ATGGTTGCTGCAATCACACCTCAACAGGGAATGAGCGACGACTCGCGACGGAAAACCACCGATGACAGAACGGTCGGTCTTGTCATTGACGGGGTGGCGCTGGCGCGTGGGATGCGGGTCATTCAACCGGCGCTGAGCCACAGCATCGCGCCCGGCGGGATGACGCTGCTGACGGGGGCGAACGGCAGTGGCAAATCAACCCTGCTTCGCGCCATTGCCGGGCGGCTGCGCCCGGTCGCCGGACGCATTTCCTGTGCCGTGCCACGTCTCTATGTCGGGCATGCCGACGGGCTGGCCGCCCCGCTCAGCGGGCGGCGCAACCTGATCGACTGGGCCGGGCTGAATGGCCGCCCGGACGATGCCGACGCGATCGACGGCGCGCTGGCGGCGATGGCCGCCGGGCCCTTCAGCGGGTTGCCGGTGCGGATGCTGTCGCGTGGCCAGCGGCGGCGGCTGGCGCTGGCCCGGCTGGCCCTGTCCCCGCCGGGGGCGTTGTGGCTGCTGGATGAACCGGCGGCAGGCCTTGACCAGGCGGCGCAAGCGGCGCTGGACAGGCTGATCACGGCGCATCTCGACGATGGCGGCATGGTGATGGCGGCAACCCATACACCGCTTGGTGCCGGATGCGCCCCGGACGAGCTGGCGTTGGAGTCGATGCCATGA
- a CDS encoding alpha/beta hydrolase family protein, with protein sequence MIALEYRISEIRSVLMLRVHIEAFIWGFLSVVAILGLSMGHAYAAGYRLLEHDDFMVHVWYPTDTPPQNGRMGPFDVVQAVDAPLRAGSYQIVLVSHGFNGRSRNHHLTAQALADAGFIALAPMHAADHYVDADRRAAALVWRADELRHAVELLLRQDEFRGSVDLSQIHGIGYSLGTLTIMMGAGAGFDLALVNEHCEMEDDPTFCERPSSVARLMHARARGIEVFDPERDIPDRFFYMPFINGRIALIASIGKGILVEDRLFAAQKVFVLGIADDSVNIVKHHSLPYRGMIPPGRLARFDIHDGGNHFAFIAPFAKRVTDIEHIDASIDPPGFDRRAFLDGLNGELVHFFLEEN encoded by the coding sequence TTGATTGCTCTAGAGTATCGAATATCAGAAATTCGGAGCGTTTTGATGTTGCGAGTTCATATTGAAGCTTTCATCTGGGGCTTCCTATCGGTCGTTGCCATCCTTGGTCTATCTATGGGTCATGCCTACGCGGCCGGGTACCGCCTTCTTGAACATGATGATTTCATGGTTCACGTATGGTATCCCACCGATACGCCGCCGCAGAACGGGAGGATGGGTCCGTTTGATGTTGTCCAGGCGGTCGATGCGCCCCTGCGTGCGGGGTCTTACCAGATCGTCCTTGTCTCGCACGGATTTAACGGCCGTTCGCGCAACCATCATCTTACGGCACAGGCACTGGCGGATGCCGGGTTTATAGCGCTCGCGCCGATGCATGCGGCCGACCACTACGTCGATGCCGACCGTCGCGCCGCCGCGCTGGTGTGGCGTGCCGACGAATTGCGACACGCCGTAGAACTTCTCCTCAGGCAGGACGAGTTCCGTGGCAGCGTTGATCTGTCACAAATTCACGGTATCGGTTATTCCCTGGGCACCCTGACAATTATGATGGGTGCCGGTGCAGGTTTTGATCTAGCGCTGGTCAACGAGCATTGTGAGATGGAAGATGACCCGACATTTTGCGAGCGGCCCAGTTCCGTTGCCCGTTTGATGCATGCGCGGGCGCGCGGGATTGAGGTGTTTGATCCCGAGCGTGATATTCCCGATCGCTTTTTCTACATGCCGTTCATCAACGGGCGCATCGCCCTGATCGCGTCTATTGGAAAGGGTATTCTTGTCGAGGATCGTCTGTTCGCCGCGCAGAAAGTCTTCGTGCTTGGAATCGCTGATGACAGCGTCAATATCGTGAAACATCACAGCTTGCCCTATCGGGGAATGATTCCGCCGGGGCGGCTTGCCCGTTTTGACATTCATGATGGGGGCAATCATTTCGCCTTCATCGCCCCCTTCGCCAAACGGGTGACCGACATTGAGCATATTGACGCCTCCATCGACCCGCCGGGGTTCGACAGGCGCGCCTTTCTGGACGGTCTGAACGGTGAACTGGTCCATTTCTTTCTGGAGGAAAATTGA
- a CDS encoding Panacea domain-containing protein — MTNSAIAVANKFIEMAASKNRCFTQMQLQKLAYIAHGWSLALYDEPMISDPPLAWDYGPVYIDLREALRIYGSREVDKPIKFGDYFAGFSQGANHQDVVGTFTDKQNHLLNEVFRVYGEFQAFQLSALTHQDGTPWHQVFVRLKQKNSPIPNDRIKEHFLALKEGRTAA, encoded by the coding sequence ATGACCAACAGCGCGATCGCAGTGGCGAATAAATTTATTGAAATGGCCGCTTCTAAAAACCGCTGCTTCACTCAAATGCAGTTGCAAAAGCTGGCATATATAGCCCATGGCTGGAGCCTGGCGCTCTACGATGAACCAATGATCAGTGATCCTCCCTTAGCTTGGGATTATGGACCTGTTTATATTGATCTTCGTGAGGCTCTTCGTATCTATGGGTCGAGAGAAGTGGACAAGCCAATAAAATTTGGGGATTACTTTGCCGGCTTCTCGCAAGGTGCCAACCATCAGGATGTTGTGGGAACGTTCACCGATAAACAAAACCATCTTTTGAACGAAGTATTTCGAGTGTACGGAGAGTTTCAAGCGTTCCAACTTTCGGCACTAACCCATCAGGATGGCACCCCGTGGCATCAGGTCTTTGTAAGGCTGAAGCAGAAGAACAGTCCCATACCAAACGACCGTATCAAGGAACATTTTCTTGCGCTCAAGGAAGGACGAACAGCAGCCTGA
- a CDS encoding bifunctional aconitate hydratase 2/2-methylisocitrate dehydratase: MSLYDAYLEEIENRKTQGLKPKPIDDGGLVRELVAQIRDAGNAHRADSLQFFIYNTLPGTTSAAGEKASFLKEIILGDAAVEEISPAYAFELLSHMKGGPSIEVLLDLALGDDKVIAADAADVLKSQVFLYETDKERLKAALDAGNPIARDILESYSDAEFFTRLPEIDEEIEVVTYIAAEGDISTDLLSPGNQAHSRSDRELHGKCFISERAQQEINALKLQHPDKQVMLIAEKGTMGVGSSRMSGVNNVALWTGKQASKYVPFVNIAPIVAGTNGISPIFQTTVGVTGGIGIDLKNWVKKLDADGNPILNNDDNPILEQKYSVETGTVLKINTRDKKLLNEAGDEELVDVSSSFTPQKLEFIRAGGSYAIVFGKMLQTFACETLGVPLKSAFAPSKEVSIEGQGLTAVEKIFNANAVGVEPGTVLHAGSDARVRVNIVGSQDTTGLMTAQELEAMAATVISPKVDGAYQSGCHTASVWDFKAAENTPKLMQFMHDFGLITGRDPKDQYHPMTDVIHKVLNDITVDDWAIIIGGDSHTRMSKGVAFGADSGTVALALATGEATMPIPESVKVTFTGKMADHMDFRDVVHATQSQMLKQFGDNVFQGRIIEVHIGTLLADQAFTFTDWTAEMKAKASICISEDATLVESLEIAKHRIQIMIDKGMENDDLMLHRLIGIAERRIAQIKSGEKPALAPDANARYAAEVVVDLDLIDEPMIADPDVTNADISKRYTHDTIRPISFYGAEKKVDLGFVGSCMVHKGDVKIVAQMLRNLEKSAGSVAFKAPLVVAAPTYNIIDELKDEGDWDILQKYSGFEFDDSKPKTEARTEYENILYLERPGCNLCMGNQEKAARGDTVLATSTRLFKGRVVEDAEDKTGESLLASTPVVVLSAILGRTPTLDEYKSAVEGIDLTKFAPPLARPGTNNSAHF; the protein is encoded by the coding sequence ATGTCTTTGTATGACGCCTATCTTGAAGAGATTGAAAACCGCAAGACCCAGGGGCTGAAGCCAAAGCCGATCGATGATGGCGGGCTGGTCAGGGAACTTGTCGCACAGATCAGGGATGCCGGGAATGCGCACCGTGCCGACTCGCTGCAGTTCTTCATCTACAATACGCTTCCCGGAACCACCAGCGCGGCGGGTGAAAAGGCATCCTTCCTGAAGGAAATCATCCTTGGCGACGCGGCGGTTGAGGAAATCTCCCCGGCTTATGCGTTCGAATTGCTCTCGCACATGAAAGGCGGCCCGTCGATCGAGGTGCTTCTTGATCTCGCGCTTGGCGATGACAAGGTGATTGCCGCCGATGCGGCGGACGTACTGAAATCGCAGGTCTTCCTCTATGAAACCGACAAGGAGCGTCTGAAAGCGGCGCTTGATGCCGGCAATCCGATTGCCCGGGACATCCTCGAAAGCTATTCCGACGCCGAATTCTTTACCCGGCTTCCCGAAATTGACGAGGAAATCGAGGTCGTCACCTATATCGCCGCCGAGGGTGACATCTCCACCGACCTTCTGTCGCCCGGCAATCAGGCGCATTCGCGCTCGGACCGTGAGCTGCATGGCAAATGCTTTATCTCCGAAAGAGCGCAGCAGGAAATCAACGCGCTGAAGCTGCAGCATCCGGACAAGCAGGTGATGCTGATTGCCGAGAAGGGCACAATGGGTGTCGGGTCTTCGCGCATGTCGGGTGTGAACAATGTCGCGCTGTGGACCGGCAAGCAGGCCAGCAAATATGTCCCATTCGTCAATATCGCGCCGATTGTCGCCGGCACCAACGGCATCTCGCCGATCTTCCAGACGACGGTTGGCGTGACCGGCGGTATCGGTATCGATCTCAAGAACTGGGTCAAGAAGCTGGATGCCGACGGCAATCCGATCCTGAACAATGACGACAACCCGATCCTCGAGCAGAAATATTCGGTCGAGACCGGCACCGTGCTGAAGATCAACACCCGGGACAAGAAGCTGCTGAATGAAGCCGGTGATGAAGAGCTTGTCGATGTGTCGTCGTCATTCACCCCGCAAAAGCTGGAATTCATTCGTGCCGGCGGTTCCTATGCCATTGTCTTTGGCAAGATGCTGCAGACATTCGCCTGCGAAACGCTGGGCGTTCCGCTGAAATCCGCCTTTGCACCGTCAAAGGAAGTATCGATCGAGGGCCAGGGCCTGACAGCGGTGGAAAAGATCTTCAACGCCAACGCTGTCGGTGTCGAACCGGGCACTGTTCTTCATGCGGGATCCGATGCACGGGTCAGGGTCAATATTGTCGGCTCGCAGGATACCACCGGCCTGATGACAGCCCAGGAGCTGGAGGCGATGGCCGCCACCGTGATCTCGCCAAAGGTCGACGGGGCCTATCAGTCCGGCTGTCACACCGCTTCGGTCTGGGACTTCAAGGCTGCTGAAAATACGCCAAAGCTGATGCAGTTCATGCATGATTTCGGCCTGATCACAGGCCGTGATCCAAAGGACCAGTATCACCCGATGACAGATGTGATCCACAAGGTGCTGAACGACATCACGGTGGATGACTGGGCCATCATCATCGGTGGTGATTCCCATACGCGCATGTCAAAGGGTGTGGCTTTCGGGGCCGATTCCGGCACCGTCGCGCTGGCGCTGGCGACCGGCGAGGCAACCATGCCGATCCCGGAATCAGTCAAGGTGACATTCACCGGCAAGATGGCGGACCATATGGATTTCCGTGATGTTGTCCATGCAACCCAGTCACAGATGCTGAAACAGTTCGGTGACAATGTGTTCCAGGGCCGGATCATCGAGGTTCATATCGGCACGCTGCTTGCCGACCAGGCCTTCACCTTCACCGACTGGACAGCCGAGATGAAGGCCAAGGCATCGATCTGTATTTCCGAGGATGCCACCCTTGTCGAATCTCTGGAAATCGCAAAGCATCGCATCCAGATCATGATCGACAAGGGCATGGAAAATGACGATCTGATGCTGCACAGGCTGATCGGCATTGCCGAACGGCGCATTGCCCAGATCAAATCCGGCGAGAAGCCGGCGCTGGCGCCCGATGCCAACGCGCGCTATGCCGCCGAGGTTGTTGTCGATCTCGATCTGATCGACGAGCCGATGATCGCCGATCCGGATGTGACCAATGCCGATATTTCGAAGCGTTACACCCATGACACCATCCGCCCGATTTCCTTCTATGGCGCGGAAAAGAAGGTTGATCTCGGCTTTGTTGGATCCTGCATGGTGCATAAGGGCGATGTGAAGATCGTCGCGCAGATGCTTCGCAATCTGGAAAAATCGGCAGGCAGCGTTGCGTTCAAGGCACCGTTGGTCGTCGCCGCACCGACCTACAACATCATCGACGAGCTGAAGGACGAGGGTGACTGGGATATTCTACAGAAATATTCCGGCTTCGAATTCGATGACAGCAAGCCGAAAACCGAGGCCCGCACCGAATATGAGAACATCCTCTATCTGGAACGGCCAGGCTGCAATCTGTGCATGGGGAACCAGGAAAAGGCAGCCAGGGGGGACACCGTTCTGGCCACCTCGACCCGGCTTTTCAAAGGACGGGTTGTCGAGGATGCAGAGGACAAGACAGGTGAATCACTGCTGGCATCCACCCCTGTCGTGGTGCTGTCGGCAATTCTGGGCCGGACACCAACCCTTGATGAATACAAATCCGCTGTCGAGGGGATCGACCTGACGAAATTTGCGCCGCCACTGGCCCGCCCGGGGACCAACAATTCAGCGCATTTCTAG